A section of the Oncorhynchus gorbuscha isolate QuinsamMale2020 ecotype Even-year linkage group LG06, OgorEven_v1.0, whole genome shotgun sequence genome encodes:
- the LOC124037244 gene encoding D(1)-like dopamine receptor, with protein sequence MRIKTVNKYLVKCEIEAFLRNDRKVQMENYTGNETQVMSESYATEAKTGGNGVRTLIGCILFVLIVSTLLGNTLVCAAVVKFRHLRSKVTNFFVISLAVSDLFVAVLVMPWEAISEVTGTWLFGRFCGIWIAFDIMCSTASILNLCIISVDRYWAIASPFRYERKMTHRVAFIMIAVAWTLSILISFIPVQLNWHVAEEETSTGNVSNHSENCIANLNKTYAIFTSLISFYIPVVIMVATYTRIFRIAQTQIRRISSLERAVEQAQNNQHPNVCAHENALKTAFKKETKVLKTLSIIMGVFVFCWLPFFVLNCMVPFYDPPCVSDTTFTIFVWFGWANSSLNPVIYAFNADFRKAFTTILGCNKMCSTNTLEAVNFSNELVSYHHDTTLQKDAQVLMATHHPNAIPNLGEDTTPLFDKVSLISIASRNHKNMFLPANVQFQCDGEM encoded by the coding sequence ATGAGAATAAAGACAGTGAATAAATACTTGGTTAAATGTGAAATTGAGGCGTTTTTACGCAACGACAGAAAAGTGCAAATGGAAAACTACACTGGAAATGAAACGCAAGTTATGTCTGAATCTTACGCCACAGAAGCCAAGACCGGCGGGAATGGTGTGCGGACGCTAATTGGATGCATTTTGTTTGTTCTCATTGTGTCGACACTACTGGGGAACACGCTCGTGTGCGCCGCAGTCGTTAAATTCAGACACCTCAGGTCCAAGGTAACCAACTTTTTCGTGATTTCTCTGGCTGTGTCAGACCTCTTCGTTGCCGTCCTCGTGATGCCATGGGAGGCAATATCTGAAGTGACTGGGACCTGGCTGTTTGGTAGATTTTGTGGCATATGGATAGCTTTTGACATAATGTGCTCGACGGCATCAATTCTTAATCTGTGTATCATAAGCGTGGACAGATACTGGGCTATAGCAAGTCCTTTTAGATATGAACGGAAAATGACCCACAGAGTTGCATTTATCATGATTGCAGTGGCGTGGACGCTGTCAATTCTCATATCCTTCATACCTGTCCAACTGAACTGGCACGTGGCCGAGGAGGAGACATCAACGGGAAACGTTAGCAACCACTCCGAGAACTGCATAGCGAACTTGAACAAGACCTATGCTATTTTCACATCACTGATCAGTTTCTACATCCCAGTTGTCATCATGGTTGCCACCTACACGAGGATTTTCCGTATTGCGCAAACACAGATACGGAGGATATCCTCATTGGAGAGAGCTGTGGAGCAAGCGCAAAATAACCAACACCCAAACGTTTGCGCACACGAAAACGCATTGAAAACTGCTTTTAAAAAGGAAACAAAGGTCTTAAAGACCCTCTCCATTATCATGGGAGTTTTTGTTTTTTGCTGGCTGCCATTTTTTGTCCTAAACTGCATGGTACCTTTCTATGACCCTCCGTGTGTAAGCGACACCACGTTCACAATTTTCGTTTGGTTTGGTTGGGCCAACTCTTCGTTAAACCCCGTCATTTACGCATTTAACGCAGATTTCAGAAAAGCCTTTACAACTATTCTAGGCTGCAATAAAATGTGTTCAACCAATACATTGGAGGCTGTTAATTTCAGCAATGAATTGGTGTCCTATCACCACGACACAACGCTCCAAAAAGACGCACAAGTCTTAATGGCTACACACCATCCAAACGCAATCCCTAACTTGGGAGAGGACACAACCCCACTGTTCGACAAAGTTTCTCTTATCTCAATCGCTTCCCGCAATCACAAGAACATGTTTCTGCCAGCCAATGTCCAATTCCAGTGTGACGGggaaatgtaa